A section of the Delphinus delphis chromosome 1, mDelDel1.2, whole genome shotgun sequence genome encodes:
- the EVA1B gene encoding protein eva-1 homolog B, with the protein MDAPRRDMELLSNSLAAYAHIRANPESFGLYFVLGVCFGLLLTLCLLVISISCAPRPRPRGPTPRRDPRSSTLEAEDDDDDDDEDTVTRPGPEVSTEPDGPLSVNVFTSAEELERAQRLEERERILREIWRTGQPDLLGTGTLGPSPTGTGTLGRMHYY; encoded by the exons ATGGATGCCCCCCGAAGGGACATGGAGTTGCTCAGCAACAGCCTGGCGGCCTACGCACACATCCGCG CTAACCCCGAGAGCTTCGGCCTCTACTTCGTGCTGGGTGTCTGCTTTGGCCTGCTGCTCACCCTGTGCCTACTAGTCATCAGCATCTCCTGTGCACCCCGCCCGCGGCCCCGAGGGCCCACTCCGCGCCGGGACCCCCGCAGCAGCACCCTGGAGGCCGAGGACGACGACGACGACGACGATGAGGATACGGTGACTCGGCCGGGCCCCGAGGTGTCCACGGAGCCCGACGGGCCCCTGAGCGTCAACGTCTTCACTTCGGCGGAGGAGCTGGAGCGGGCGCAGCGGCTAGAGGAGCGGGAACGGATCCTGCGGGAGATCTGGCGCACTGGACAGCCAGACCTGCTGGGCACCGGCACGCTGGGGCCCAGCCCCACGGGCACGGGCACCCTGGGCCGCATGCACTATTACTGA